One Candidatus Bathyarchaeia archaeon genomic window, GACTGGGGCTTGGCGTCACGCTTGCATCCGTCCTGAGTGCTTTCCAGAACTCGGTTGACCAGACGAGAATCGGCACGGCCTCTTCGCTGTCAACGTTCAGCCAGAATCTAGGCGGCGCCGTCGGGGTAGGAATCATAGGCACGATCCAACTGAACTCTTTGTCGTCAAGACTAGCCGCACTGGTTCAGCAGGCGCCTTTTCAGTATCAGGGAAAGCTCGCGGAGCTATTTGCGAATCCGAACCAAGTAGGGTTCGTTCTCAGCTCTTCCACGGGCCTCAGCGGGTCACCTTTAGCCTCGTTCCTGCCCCAGATCAGGACAGCGCTCGCCGGCTCCGTCCTCGACGCCAGCATCGGACTCCTTGTAATGAGCATTATCGCAGTGGTTGCAAGCAGCTTCGTACCAGGACGACCAAAGAAGCCATCCCTATCGCACGCACGGTGAGAAGCACCGCACACCATACCTAGGGGAGTCCAGGTTTTCACCGAAGACGATCCTTCGTGGAAGGCCAGGGGACCAATCGGCGAAATATCACCTATCCTTCAAGCAACAGGCGCTGAAGGAACATGGACAGGTTTCGGTCGGGCACGAGTTTCAGGCCTCCGCTGCATACATCTCCGCGGGCTCATAAATCACAGGGGAAGCTCGCGACCCAATCTATGAATGCGGTCCTCTTTAGAAGCCGAGTTTTTCGTTTACAAGAATCATTGTAAGGTTTCGCCCGAATTGGGGTGGCTCCCTCTCGAGAATCAATATCTTTCCGATCATGCTTCCAGGGTATCCTTGGCTCTTCATTCTAGCGGTCTCAAGGGGCAATGCGTGCTCTCGCACTCTTCTCAGAGCTTCCTCGAGGCTTCGGACAATTTTGTGAGCGCCGACAACCCATACTACGTTTCTCGCATTGAACGCGTAGGCTGGTATCTGGCTACCGCTCGCGCTGGCGACTACGATCTCTCCGGTTTCAGCAACCGCTTGGACGCTTCCGATGAAGTATTCTGCCCCTGTCGCCTTGACTCGGAGGCTTCTCTGCTTCGAGGGGTCCTTTTCGGCCATTAGTTCTTGTTTCAGGTTTTTCCACTTGGGTGCTCCTGACTTGAGAAGTTCGGTGAAGCCGATCTGGTCGAGACTGGTGGACGCGCCTGTCATTACTTCGGCGCCCTCAGGGATTCTCGCTGTGATTAGCTTGAGAGCGTCACTGTCAGTGTTGACGAGTTCGGCGTTGATTCCTCTGTTCTTCAACGCGTCGATGGTTCGAGTGATGGTCTGCTTGTCGGGTAACCTGTCCCATTTCACGTTGCTAGGAGTTACTGTTTCGATTGTGCTCATTCAATCGCACCTTGCCCCTACTGGCGTTTGATTCAACATATATGGTTAGTAGTTA contains:
- a CDS encoding lactate utilization protein, with translation MSTIETVTPSNVKWDRLPDKQTITRTIDALKNRGINAELVNTDSDALKLITARIPEGAEVMTGASTSLDQIGFTELLKSGAPKWKNLKQELMAEKDPSKQRSLRVKATGAEYFIGSVQAVAETGEIVVASASGSQIPAYAFNARNVVWVVGAHKIVRSLEEALRRVREHALPLETARMKSQGYPGSMIGKILILEREPPQFGRNLTMILVNEKLGF